The nucleotide window AAATTATGGCAGGAGTTTTTTAGAGCCCCAGAATTTTACCTATCGTTATCTTTTTGATATCTTTGCCTTAGATTCTTTAAACCTTTGGCTTTGTGGTGAAGCAGGTTATATCTGGCATTCTTTGGATGGTGGTGAAAGTTGGTATCCCCAGAATTTTGGTGGCTCAAAATTTGCTACAAGAATCTTCTTCTTAGATGAGAATTATGGTTGGGCAGCCTGTGGTGAAGCGATTATTTTATTAACTACTAATGGTGGTGAAGAATGGCAACAGATTATCTTGCCCAATCCGCCATTTCCCGCAAGAGAAGTAGATTTTTATGGTGTCCATTTTGTTAATGAAAATATCGGTTATCTTTGTGCTGGTAGATATCCTGAAGGAGATAGTTTCTTAAAAGGTCAGGGATATATTGCGAAGACAACCGATGGGGGTTATAATTGGCAACTCCTTTTAAAAGATACGATATATGACTTTTTTGATTTATATTTTTTAGATGAGAATCGAGGATATGTGGTTGGTGGCTGTGATACTAATTTCTCAGCAATTGTTCTTTATACGAGTGATGGTGGTAATAGTTGGCAATATATTAATGTCCCTGGAAACTATTTAAGGGCAATAACAGTAATTAATAACAAGATTTTTGCCTGCGGAATGTTTGGCACAATTATTTATAGTTTAGATGGTATAGATTGGCGACTTGCTCAAACACCACCAGGTTGTTCAACCTTATTTGATATTGATTTTTCTGATTCTCTAAATGGCTGTGCGGTTGGCACAAGATATGTTTTATATACAAATAATGGTGGTAGAAATTGGTATTTTTCTAATATTGGTATTCAAGAGAATAAATCTTTTAATATCAAAAATTTACCAAAGAATAAATATATTTATAATCCCTTGGGACAAAAGGCTAATCTTACTAAAAAGGGAATATATTTCTATTTACAAGATAAAAAGATTGTTAAATTTTTTTCCAAGTGAGAAAAAAATTATACAGATAAGGGAGGTAAAATGAGAAAGATATTACTTATTTTATTTTTTACAATTATTCTTGCTCAGGAAGGTGCTCGATATTTAATTATTACCTATGATGATTTTTATCCTGCTCTAAAAGAACTTGCCAATTGGAAGACAAAAAAAGGAATGCTTTGTAAGATTGTTAAACTATCAGAGATTGGTGGTAATAATGCCACTTTAATTAAAAATTATATAATTAATGCCTATAATAACTGGCCGATAAGACCAGAATATGTTTTATTGGTTGGCTATCCCAACTTATTAACCAGTTATTATGATAATACCTATCGGATTTTTACTGATAACTGGTTTTTTGATGTCAATAATGATAATAAGGCAGATATTCCTTATGGTCGTTTTCCAGCAAGAAATATAAGAGAATGTTCATTGATGGTAAAAAAGACATTAAGTTATGAGAAGTGTCTCACTTATTCCATTGATAGTTTATGGTTAAGAAAAGGTTGTGGAATTGTGAATGAAGGTGGTGATGCTGATGATACTATTTATTGGAACGATATTAGAATTTTTGCTTATTATTGGAGAAATGATTTATATTATTACGATTCATTATCAAGATTAAGGGGAAATAATGCTACTGATGTTATTAACCGAATAAACGAAGGAAGAAACTTTGTTATCTATCGGGGAAGTGGTGTTGGAAATTGGTATACGCCATTTGCAGTCAATCCTTATTCAACAAATAATAATTTAAAACTGCCAATTATTTTATCAATAACCTGTCAGACGATGAGTTTAAATTCCAGTTTAAGTGAAACTACTTATGTTGGTCAAAGGTGGTTATGGGCAGGAAATTATGATGTGCCGAAAGGAGCAGTTGCCTTTTTTGGCAATACCCATTCGGAGTATGTGTCTGTTGCTCGGGTAAGGAGTTGTGGATTAAGGGCATTCATTAAAGAACTATTTATCAATCAAAATAATATTTTAGGAAAATGTTGTCTAAAAGCAAAAGATAGTATGTATCTTTGGAATTTTCCTGATGGTGTTGGTTTCAATCTTTTTGGTGATCCCGAACTTAATATCTATACGAGAACTCCAAAAGTGCTTAATGTTTCTTATCCTACCCATATTGTTCCTGGTAATCAAAACTTTACTGTTTCGGTCTTTCAAGAAGGCAATCCAGTAAGTAATGCCTTGGTTTGTGTTAAAAAAGGTGATAGTATACCTTTTGAGATTTATCGTTATGGCTATACAAATAGTCAAGGTCAGATAACTTTTGAAATTAATCCCCAAACAATAGGAATAGTTGAAGTTACGGTTACTTATAGAAATTCTTTGCCTTATGAAGGGATATGTGAAGTTATTCCTGGTGGTGGTCCTTATCTTGCTTTTGATACCTTAGAAATCTATGATTTTCCACCATTAGGAAATGGTGATAATAAGATAAATCCTGGTGAGACAATTTTATTTAGAGTTGGGATAAGAAATATTGGCAATAGTAATGCCGAAGGAGTAGAAGCGAAATTAAGGACATCTATTTCTGGGGTGGTTATTTTAGATTCTCTCTCTTCTTATGGAAATATTCCAGCAAATGAAAGAAGATTTAATGAGACCAATTTTAAAATATATGTCCAAAGAGATTGCCAAACACCTTCCCTTTCTTTTTCTTTATATCTGCAAGACCGAAATAATAATAATTGGCAGGTTCAATTTAATTCTCTTATCTATAAAGGAAGGATAAGTTTTCTTTCTTATTTAATAAAAGATACTTTACCTTATGGAAATAATAATCAAAGATTAGACCCTGGTGAAGCCGCCTTCTTTTTGGTTAACATAAAAAATGAAGGAAACGCTAATTTAAGAAAGGTTTATTGTCGATTGAAAACCGAAGATACCCTTTTAAGAATAAGTGATTCCTTAGGAAGTTTTGGTGAAGTCTTAGCAAACCAAATAAAGACGAATAACTCTGACCCGATTAGTTTCTATCTATCGCCATTAGTTCTTTCTGGTAGAGATATTCATTTAAAATTATATGTAAAAGGCTATGATTATACTTACGAAATTTCTGATTCCTTTTCAATTGTGATAACTTGTGGTGAACCAAGCACAACCTTGCCAACTGGACCAGATTACTATGGTTATTATCTTTATGACAATACTGATGTTTCTTCGGGTAATGCACCAACTTATAACTGGATAGATATTAGAACAAATGGAACCCCAATACCAGGTGTTTCCGAAGCAAATGATACAACAGTAACTATTCCTTTACCATTTAGATTTAAATTTTATGGAAACTTTTATGATTCAATATCAATTTCTTCTAATGGTTTTCTGGCAATGGGCAGGACGAATTATCGGAGCGGAGGAAATTTATACTTACCTAATAGCCAAATTCCAA belongs to candidate division WOR-3 bacterium and includes:
- a CDS encoding C25 family cysteine peptidase, encoding MRKILLILFFTIILAQEGARYLIITYDDFYPALKELANWKTKKGMLCKIVKLSEIGGNNATLIKNYIINAYNNWPIRPEYVLLVGYPNLLTSYYDNTYRIFTDNWFFDVNNDNKADIPYGRFPARNIRECSLMVKKTLSYEKCLTYSIDSLWLRKGCGIVNEGGDADDTIYWNDIRIFAYYWRNDLYYYDSLSRLRGNNATDVINRINEGRNFVIYRGSGVGNWYTPFAVNPYSTNNNLKLPIILSITCQTMSLNSSLSETTYVGQRWLWAGNYDVPKGAVAFFGNTHSEYVSVARVRSCGLRAFIKELFINQNNILGKCCLKAKDSMYLWNFPDGVGFNLFGDPELNIYTRTPKVLNVSYPTHIVPGNQNFTVSVFQEGNPVSNALVCVKKGDSIPFEIYRYGYTNSQGQITFEINPQTIGIVEVTVTYRNSLPYEGICEVIPGGGPYLAFDTLEIYDFPPLGNGDNKINPGETILFRVGIRNIGNSNAEGVEAKLRTSISGVVILDSLSSYGNIPANERRFNETNFKIYVQRDCQTPSLSFSLYLQDRNNNNWQVQFNSLIYKGRISFLSYLIKDTLPYGNNNQRLDPGEAAFFLVNIKNEGNANLRKVYCRLKTEDTLLRISDSLGSFGEVLANQIKTNNSDPISFYLSPLVLSGRDIHLKLYVKGYDYTYEISDSFSIVITCGEPSTTLPTGPDYYGYYLYDNTDVSSGNAPTYNWIDIRTNGTPIPGVSEANDTTVTIPLPFRFKFYGNFYDSISISSNGFLAMGRTNYRSGGNLYLPNSQIPTNIIAPFWDDLSTVRRMQQNDPVIYQYYDNNNHIFIIEFYNLYHVSNTSQREIFEVIFYDPNYYPTPTGDGEILFQYNTVSNASSSTIGIQNNLGEIGLTYLFNGSYQPTAATIIAGRAIKISTKTPLGSSSPFITLENLHINDSLGNNNGIIEVGEPILLSITLRNSGNETGNNLRAILKTRDNDCVISESIFNIGNLSPNEVRNNNENPYFFVVNSPPADTILDFTLKITGDGYEKGIYFSLGIAPFSFVNEETKINLSIVKMPTVLKTTHLEKIYGKDIKIYDHLGREIKQEKIKKGIYFIKKDRIKKIILIK
- a CDS encoding YCF48-related protein, with the protein product MVFILLLSLINYPVYHGVACAKGTPYVWMCEKESAYVYKSINYGRSFLEPQNFTYRYLFDIFALDSLNLWLCGEAGYIWHSLDGGESWYPQNFGGSKFATRIFFLDENYGWAACGEAIILLTTNGGEEWQQIILPNPPFPAREVDFYGVHFVNENIGYLCAGRYPEGDSFLKGQGYIAKTTDGGYNWQLLLKDTIYDFFDLYFLDENRGYVVGGCDTNFSAIVLYTSDGGNSWQYINVPGNYLRAITVINNKIFACGMFGTIIYSLDGIDWRLAQTPPGCSTLFDIDFSDSLNGCAVGTRYVLYTNNGGRNWYFSNIGIQENKSFNIKNLPKNKYIYNPLGQKANLTKKGIYFYLQDKKIVKFFSK